One Acidobacteriota bacterium genomic window carries:
- a CDS encoding VWA domain-containing protein — MAGDHSSFRLLFREYLSAALVCLILVTLLSLSFAQNGSDSTDSSASANSKPSRPTFSATVKVVNLLATVRNKHGQIINSLSKDDLSLEEDGRPQTIKYFTRETDLPLKLGLLVDTSMSVMAALPDERSASGTFLNQVVRDDKDSAFVIHFDREVELLQDLTSSKEKLASAMEQIEPTQRTDDSNSGGSRSGYPGSGSPGGRGGHHHFGGGGTLLYDAVYLASDELMRKQKGRKALILLTDGEDRGSKTSLNSAIESAERADTIVYCIYFKGEEPGNFGGFGGGRHGGWSRGGMGRPGGGPGRYPEESHEDGKKVLERIAKETGGRIFEISKKQPIDQIYSLIEQELRNQYNIGYTPDRGTTSSSYHKIHLAAKDKNDIVQTREGYYD; from the coding sequence ATGGCCGGCGATCACTCCTCCTTCCGCTTGCTTTTCAGGGAATACCTCTCTGCGGCCCTCGTTTGCCTGATTCTGGTCACTCTGTTGTCGCTAAGTTTCGCGCAGAATGGCTCCGATAGCACGGACTCATCGGCATCGGCCAACTCTAAGCCTTCCCGACCTACCTTTTCGGCGACTGTGAAAGTGGTCAATCTTCTTGCCACTGTGCGTAATAAACATGGCCAAATTATTAACAGCCTTTCAAAGGACGATCTTTCGCTCGAAGAAGACGGACGTCCTCAGACAATCAAGTACTTCACTCGCGAGACTGATCTGCCGCTCAAGTTGGGATTGCTGGTCGATACGAGCATGAGTGTGATGGCGGCGCTGCCCGATGAACGCAGCGCCAGCGGGACATTTCTCAATCAGGTGGTGCGTGACGACAAAGATTCGGCGTTCGTGATTCACTTCGACCGCGAAGTCGAACTCCTTCAGGACCTCACGTCGTCCAAAGAGAAATTGGCTTCCGCCATGGAGCAGATTGAACCCACCCAGCGCACTGATGACTCGAATTCAGGCGGATCGCGAAGTGGATACCCGGGCAGTGGATCTCCAGGCGGCAGAGGTGGTCATCATCATTTCGGTGGCGGGGGCACGCTACTCTACGACGCCGTCTATCTTGCCTCCGATGAACTGATGCGGAAGCAAAAAGGACGCAAGGCGCTCATCCTGCTCACCGACGGCGAAGATCGTGGCAGTAAGACCTCACTCAATTCCGCAATCGAATCCGCGGAACGCGCCGACACCATCGTTTACTGCATCTACTTCAAGGGAGAAGAGCCCGGCAACTTCGGTGGCTTTGGCGGCGGCCGGCACGGCGGATGGAGTCGTGGGGGAATGGGTCGACCGGGTGGTGGCCCGGGCCGCTATCCGGAGGAATCGCACGAAGATGGCAAGAAGGTCCTGGAGCGTATAGCGAAAGAGACCGGCGGGCGCATCTTCGAGATTTCCAAGAAGCAGCCGATCGATCAGATCTATTCCCTAATTGAGCAAGAGCTACGCAATCAATACAATATCGGGTACACACCTGATCGCGGTACAACATCATCCTCGTACCACAAGATCCATCTGGCTGCGAAAGACAAGAATGACATCGTACAGACGCGAGAAGGATATTACGATTGA
- a CDS encoding glyoxalase has product MIGGATGSVMYHSGMKKMRLALLLISLSLGASLVVSQSGTKPAEFDHTTVYVRDLQKSADFYETVLGLERINEPFKDGRHLWLRIGAHDQLHVVSGATESIPHDVNVHLAFRVPSFDTFVSHLDQMSVKYRKSIRDASKGTSVRPDGVHQLYFQDPDGYWIEVNDDKF; this is encoded by the coding sequence ATGATCGGCGGAGCTACAGGATCCGTGATGTACCATTCCGGCATGAAAAAGATGAGGCTTGCGTTGCTCCTGATCTCGCTATCTTTGGGTGCTTCTCTAGTTGTCTCCCAATCTGGCACAAAGCCTGCAGAATTCGATCACACGACGGTCTACGTACGTGACCTGCAGAAGAGCGCTGATTTTTACGAAACTGTGTTGGGCTTGGAGCGTATAAATGAACCCTTCAAAGATGGACGGCACCTCTGGCTCCGCATTGGCGCGCACGACCAGCTCCACGTCGTTTCAGGGGCAACGGAATCAATCCCTCATGACGTGAATGTGCACTTAGCATTTCGAGTCCCATCGTTCGATACCTTCGTCTCTCATCTCGATCAAATGTCGGTCAAGTACCGGAAAAGTATTCGCGACGCGAGCAAAGGAACTTCGGTCCGCCCCGACGGAGTCCATCAGCTCTACTTCCAGGATCCGGATGGATATTGGATCGAAGTAAACGACGATAAGTTCTAA
- a CDS encoding general secretion pathway protein GspG — MLRSTPRLILSFFISTALIGCCQLSPTRAKEDVLRQDLKTLRDEIDNYTRDKEKRPTSLQDLVDSGYLRKIPKDPFTGSADTWRIEDADRPISLDETEPGISNVHSGSNRVGTDGTRYSTW; from the coding sequence ATGCTTCGCTCCACCCCACGCTTGATTCTGTCGTTCTTCATATCCACTGCTCTTATTGGTTGTTGCCAACTGTCACCCACGAGAGCAAAAGAGGATGTGCTGCGACAGGATCTCAAGACGTTACGCGACGAGATCGACAACTACACGCGAGACAAGGAGAAGCGCCCGACCTCGCTTCAAGACCTCGTGGATTCCGGATACCTGCGAAAAATTCCCAAAGATCCGTTCACTGGCTCCGCCGATACGTGGCGGATAGAAGACGCAGACAGGCCAATCAGCCTCGACGAGACCGAACCGGGCATTTCCAATGTCCATAGCGGCTCGAACCGCGTCGGAACTGACGGAACGCGGTATAGCACTTGGTGA
- a CDS encoding GNAT family N-acetyltransferase, giving the protein MVTLERITLQNVSAFKAVRLRALQDTPSAFGSTYARESQFSDAEWIKRAGNLCGERSIGYMAMEGRSPCGLALSLLHESDTSRAQLISMWTAPTQRQKGTGRLLVNEILNWCRERGAKTLDLMVTSSNESAIRFYERLGFTRTGRTEPYPNDPALIEYEMSRPVG; this is encoded by the coding sequence ATGGTTACTCTCGAGCGAATCACGTTGCAGAACGTCTCTGCCTTCAAAGCTGTTCGTCTGCGCGCACTGCAGGACACTCCCAGTGCTTTTGGCTCGACCTACGCGAGGGAGTCTCAGTTCAGTGACGCCGAGTGGATCAAACGTGCAGGCAATCTGTGTGGAGAACGATCGATTGGTTATATGGCAATGGAGGGAAGGAGCCCATGCGGCTTGGCTCTCTCTCTTCTCCATGAGAGTGACACAAGCCGCGCCCAGCTGATCTCCATGTGGACAGCACCGACCCAGCGCCAAAAGGGTACAGGCCGTTTGCTGGTGAATGAGATCCTGAACTGGTGCCGTGAGCGCGGTGCGAAGACACTGGACTTGATGGTGACGAGCAGCAACGAAAGTGCCATAAGATTCTACGAGCGACTCGGATTCACGCGAACCGGAAGGACAGAACCGTATCCGAACGATCCAGCGCTGATTGAATATGAAATGTCGCGGCCAGTCGGTTAA
- a CDS encoding TIGR02206 family membrane protein: MSAQPYIRLFGPTHLLILINVPVCAAGLSWMSRRKAAAARWTRFTLAALLTLNGLWWYWYRFRALGVRLPQGLPFELCDISLWLAIYSLLFLRQRPFELAYYWGLGAAMAVLTPDLLGPLRSASSVNFFLRHGGTIVAVLYLICSNQLRPSPRSWRLAFFRLNLYAVLVACFDFFFGTNYLYLRNKPASASLLNAMGQWPIYILGADLLALIIFLAMAMPFRESKVHATGSQAIKHGSEASNDANYPQDQS, translated from the coding sequence ATGTCTGCGCAACCGTATATTCGCCTCTTCGGTCCGACGCATCTCTTAATTCTCATCAACGTGCCGGTTTGCGCGGCAGGACTGTCCTGGATGAGTCGTCGCAAAGCGGCTGCTGCGAGATGGACCCGCTTCACGCTTGCGGCACTTCTCACGCTCAACGGACTCTGGTGGTACTGGTATCGATTCAGGGCGTTGGGGGTGCGACTTCCACAGGGGTTGCCATTCGAGCTGTGTGATATCTCCCTTTGGCTCGCCATCTATTCTCTGTTGTTCTTGCGGCAGCGGCCTTTCGAACTCGCATACTACTGGGGATTGGGAGCCGCCATGGCCGTACTCACACCCGATCTGCTCGGGCCACTGCGAAGCGCCTCCTCGGTCAACTTCTTTCTGCGACATGGCGGCACGATCGTTGCAGTCCTATATCTGATTTGTAGCAACCAGCTTCGTCCGAGCCCGCGCTCGTGGCGATTGGCGTTTTTCAGGCTCAATTTGTATGCCGTGCTGGTGGCTTGTTTCGACTTCTTTTTTGGCACGAACTATCTATATCTGCGCAATAAGCCTGCTTCTGCATCCCTGCTAAACGCCATGGGACAATGGCCGATCTACATATTGGGCGCGGACTTGCTTGCGTTGATCATCTTTCTCGCGATGGCTATGCCCTTTCGTGAATCGAAAGTTCATGCTACGGGATCTCAGGCTATCAAGCACGGGTCAGAGGCATCGAATGATGCGAATTATCCGCAGGATCAATCGTAA
- a CDS encoding type II and III secretion system protein — translation MKVIPREGQSQIVTCKNCCKPEVGLRSNAIIGNSAGLKWPSHSDLRGPEARAPALRAACGLVFLDSPFSCRSRQDRFWTNGPKTLLEGVGLRIRTRSALLLLACALGVSTSVAESAKSLYHHGQDAEARQDYVAAYEAYKAAYEQKPTDLRYRSAFERLKFQAAAVHVKRGQQLRQSGDLQKALQEFQTATQIDASSFIAQQEITRTQAQINAAAGAGNTTQQEPKREDILRQRIEQAQGPVQLAPINDLSINMHISGDSKTIYQTIGKLAGINILFDPDYVARQLPPLELNGVTLQEALSIVSIQSGTFWRPVTPNTIFVAPNTQTKRKDLDQSVVKTFYLTNAASQTEFQDIANTLRTILDITRVQPIAAENAIVVRSSPDRVALAEKIVSDLDKSRAEVVVDVAILQVSKERIRNLGFTPSLANGPIGVQLIPPGQTTTTNPNNTNGQSTTTTNNGLTLNTFKNLNATDFAVSVPQAQLNALLNDSDTKLLQNPEIRASDGQKASLKIGSRIPIATGSFQPGIGGVGINPLVNTQFQYLDVGVNIDVQPTVHLNGDVTLKVTMDISSQTNTVSIGGIDQPVISQRKIDHQIRLREGEVNLMGGIFEDQDQKSFTGIPGLGQIPILKYIFGSEKIDHTKNEVVFIMIPHLVRDQDVSDLNLRPIDVGTDSGIELRLAPNRPGRGGQGESPQPQSQLQPPRTATPASSAAATPASTVGGVQAPPPQTVNPAATASVQPSSSQALPQVASTPSTQALFRFDPPSITTTNGGTFTVGVTMNGGTDVASVPLQITYDPKHLSVVKIDNGDFLTKDGQPVALVNRDDVNTGTLVASASRPPGSGGVSGQGTVFMVTLQAKQPGDTVLSITRPGARNSQQQPIQVLGSQMTVKVQ, via the coding sequence ATGAAAGTAATTCCGAGAGAAGGACAATCTCAAATCGTAACATGCAAGAATTGCTGCAAGCCCGAGGTAGGTCTTCGTTCCAATGCTATAATCGGCAATTCCGCGGGTCTCAAGTGGCCTAGCCACAGTGACTTGCGAGGTCCGGAGGCAAGGGCTCCCGCTTTGCGCGCCGCCTGCGGTCTGGTATTTTTAGATTCCCCTTTCAGCTGCCGCTCACGACAGGACCGGTTTTGGACGAATGGTCCAAAAACTTTGCTCGAAGGAGTAGGTTTGAGAATCCGCACCCGAAGCGCTCTCTTGCTGCTGGCATGTGCCCTGGGAGTTTCAACAAGCGTCGCCGAATCAGCCAAGTCTCTTTACCATCACGGCCAGGACGCCGAGGCGAGGCAGGACTACGTCGCTGCCTACGAAGCCTACAAAGCGGCTTATGAACAGAAGCCGACGGACTTACGCTATCGTTCGGCCTTTGAACGCCTAAAGTTCCAGGCAGCGGCTGTTCATGTAAAGCGCGGTCAGCAGTTGCGCCAGAGTGGCGATCTTCAGAAAGCTCTTCAGGAATTCCAGACAGCAACGCAGATCGACGCCTCCAGCTTCATTGCCCAGCAGGAGATCACCCGCACTCAGGCCCAGATCAATGCCGCAGCTGGAGCGGGAAACACAACTCAGCAAGAACCAAAGCGCGAGGATATCCTCCGCCAACGCATCGAGCAGGCACAGGGACCAGTTCAACTGGCCCCAATTAACGACCTCTCGATCAACATGCACATCTCCGGCGACAGCAAGACGATTTATCAGACGATCGGCAAGCTGGCCGGCATCAACATTCTCTTCGATCCAGATTACGTGGCGAGGCAACTTCCTCCGCTGGAATTGAACGGTGTCACTCTGCAGGAAGCGCTAAGCATCGTCTCCATCCAGTCGGGGACCTTCTGGCGGCCAGTGACGCCGAATACGATTTTTGTTGCTCCGAATACACAAACAAAGCGCAAGGATCTGGATCAGAGCGTCGTCAAAACTTTCTATTTAACGAACGCTGCCAGCCAAACAGAATTTCAGGACATCGCGAATACGCTGCGCACAATTTTGGACATCACGCGAGTGCAGCCGATCGCGGCCGAAAACGCCATTGTAGTGCGTTCCTCGCCGGACAGAGTTGCTCTCGCGGAGAAGATTGTCAGCGATCTGGATAAGTCGCGCGCAGAAGTCGTCGTTGACGTGGCTATTCTCCAAGTCTCAAAAGAGAGAATTCGCAACCTCGGATTTACTCCTTCTTTGGCGAATGGACCCATCGGAGTTCAGCTTATTCCGCCCGGGCAGACTACTACCACGAACCCGAACAACACCAATGGACAATCAACCACTACCACTAACAACGGCCTGACTCTCAATACCTTCAAGAATTTGAACGCCACGGATTTTGCGGTAAGTGTCCCGCAAGCTCAACTCAATGCTTTATTGAACGATTCCGATACCAAACTCCTGCAGAACCCGGAGATCCGAGCATCGGATGGCCAGAAAGCATCGCTAAAGATCGGCTCGCGCATTCCCATCGCTACTGGATCATTTCAGCCGGGCATCGGCGGTGTTGGTATCAATCCGCTGGTGAACACGCAATTCCAGTATCTCGACGTCGGCGTGAATATCGATGTTCAACCAACTGTGCACTTGAATGGTGATGTCACTTTGAAAGTGACGATGGACATATCGTCCCAAACCAATACCGTCTCAATCGGAGGAATTGACCAGCCGGTGATCAGCCAGCGCAAGATTGATCATCAGATTCGTTTACGCGAAGGCGAAGTGAATCTGATGGGCGGTATTTTCGAGGATCAAGATCAAAAAAGCTTCACCGGCATTCCCGGATTGGGCCAAATTCCTATACTGAAGTATATCTTCGGCAGTGAAAAGATCGATCATACGAAGAATGAAGTTGTATTCATAATGATTCCGCACCTGGTGCGGGACCAGGATGTCAGCGACTTGAACCTGCGCCCGATTGATGTCGGGACCGACAGCGGAATTGAACTACGCCTCGCACCGAACCGGCCCGGCCGGGGTGGGCAAGGCGAGTCGCCCCAACCGCAAAGTCAGCTGCAACCGCCAAGGACCGCGACTCCGGCGAGTAGCGCTGCGGCCACGCCTGCTTCTACGGTCGGTGGAGTCCAGGCTCCCCCGCCACAGACTGTGAATCCAGCGGCAACAGCTTCGGTGCAACCGTCGAGCTCTCAGGCTCTCCCACAAGTCGCCAGCACGCCCTCGACCCAGGCTCTATTTCGTTTCGATCCTCCATCGATCACTACGACGAACGGCGGGACCTTCACTGTGGGGGTGACCATGAACGGTGGCACCGACGTGGCTTCCGTTCCGCTCCAGATCACCTATGATCCCAAGCATCTTTCGGTAGTGAAAATCGACAATGGCGACTTCCTCACCAAAGACGGACAGCCAGTCGCGCTTGTCAATCGGGATGATGTCAACACAGGAACTCTGGTTGCTTCGGCTTCGCGTCCGCCAGGTTCAGGCGGGGTCAGTGGGCAGGGCACCGTCTTTATGGTAACGCTTCAGGCGAAGCAACCTGGCGACACCGTGCTTAGCATCACTCGTCCTGGGGCAAGAAACAGCCAACAGCAGCCGATACAAGTGCTGGGTTCGCAGATGACAGTGAAGGTTCAGTAG
- a CDS encoding general secretion pathway protein GspG, with translation MHRAFRRRVLGSTPGGSTRGLTLIELIIAISIIGLLAGAAVPIVRVRVKRDKEIELRRDLWEMRDAIDRYKDAADRGAFQTKVDSLNYPPDLQTLVDGVDVQGKKLRFLRRIPVDPTTGNTEWGMRSNQDDPDSTSWGGQNVFDVYTKSEGTALDGTKYNTW, from the coding sequence ATGCATCGAGCTTTCAGGCGACGCGTCTTGGGAAGCACTCCTGGGGGAAGCACTCGCGGCCTCACGCTGATCGAACTTATCATCGCGATATCGATCATCGGCCTGCTTGCAGGTGCTGCGGTGCCTATCGTTCGCGTGCGCGTGAAGCGCGACAAAGAAATCGAGTTGCGACGCGATCTTTGGGAGATGCGGGACGCGATTGATCGTTACAAAGACGCCGCCGACCGTGGAGCCTTCCAAACTAAAGTCGATAGCCTGAATTATCCACCCGATCTGCAGACTCTCGTGGACGGCGTAGATGTGCAAGGCAAGAAGCTGCGCTTCCTGCGCCGTATTCCAGTAGATCCCACCACGGGAAATACCGAATGGGGAATGCGTTCTAACCAGGACGATCCTGATTCCACATCCTGGGGCGGACAAAACGTCTTCGACGTGTATACCAAGAGCGAAGGAACAGCATTGGACGGGACCAAGTACAACACATGGTAA
- the tsaA gene encoding tRNA (N6-threonylcarbamoyladenosine(37)-N6)-methyltransferase TrmO, producing the protein MFTPRPIGFVLSPYKKTSEVPKGPGAKHDADGVLKILPEFEPGLNDIEGFSHLFVLWEFDRSTDFELFAAPPFDDRPHGVFATRSPRRPNPIGLTVVELRRRNGAELHVHGVDMLDGTPILDIKPYLSSIPSEKLRRGWVAETEARQK; encoded by the coding sequence ATGTTCACGCCGCGGCCGATCGGATTCGTGCTTAGTCCTTACAAAAAGACAAGTGAGGTACCCAAAGGTCCTGGAGCTAAGCATGACGCTGACGGCGTGCTTAAGATCCTGCCGGAGTTTGAGCCGGGTCTGAACGACATCGAAGGCTTCTCGCATCTCTTCGTGCTCTGGGAATTCGATCGCTCCACCGACTTTGAGCTGTTCGCTGCTCCGCCTTTCGATGACCGTCCACATGGCGTGTTCGCTACCCGATCTCCGCGGCGTCCGAATCCAATTGGGCTCACTGTTGTTGAGCTTCGCCGGCGCAACGGAGCAGAACTCCATGTCCATGGGGTCGATATGCTCGACGGAACTCCGATTCTCGACATTAAGCCCTATCTTTCGAGTATTCCGTCAGAAAAGTTGCGGCGCGGTTGGGTGGCTGAGACTGAAGCACGACAAAAGTAG
- a CDS encoding leucyl aminopeptidase — translation MKFDLAIKNAADVQTDCLVIPVVDKGEKDKSQAAVLSPEKPFQEAAQELIASGELTGKALELAMLYRPSGIKAKRVLLVGGGKEKKFSPNDLRKIAGAAARHLKSRNIRNVAIALPGPVHFHADNAVRASVIGTLIGDFDPDIYKSDRKDQRLESLTVVAPSGSDEKLLRAALEEGRIIGESQNFTRELVNEPSNRLTPMMLADRARRMAAETGLQCEVLGPDEIRALKMGAFWGVAQGSDEPPALIVLKYAPSSAPAEPVLGLVGKAITFDTGGISIKPADGMEKMKYDMAGGATMLGAMRAIAQLKPKVKVNAVICASENMPSGKAQKPGDVQIAMSGKSIEIINTDAEGRLVLADGLTYARTKLGCTHLVDAATLTGACVVALAMVNAGIFANDDVMYERFEKARHQAGEKMWRLPLDDEYRDMIKSSIADIVNSGGRYGGAVTAAMFLKEFVEDKPWIHLDIAGTAWVDEAKPFIAKGPSGIAVRSLIEFVRGFAA, via the coding sequence ATGAAATTTGATCTGGCCATCAAGAACGCTGCCGATGTTCAAACCGATTGTCTGGTGATTCCGGTCGTTGACAAAGGTGAGAAGGATAAATCTCAAGCCGCCGTACTCAGCCCGGAAAAACCCTTTCAGGAGGCAGCACAAGAGCTCATCGCATCCGGCGAGCTGACCGGTAAAGCTCTCGAGTTGGCGATGCTGTATCGTCCTTCCGGTATCAAAGCGAAACGAGTGTTGCTTGTTGGCGGCGGCAAGGAGAAGAAATTCAGCCCGAACGATCTCCGCAAGATCGCGGGAGCCGCAGCCCGCCACCTGAAGTCGCGAAACATTCGCAATGTTGCGATCGCGCTTCCTGGGCCGGTGCACTTTCATGCCGACAATGCCGTACGCGCCTCAGTCATCGGCACACTCATCGGCGACTTCGATCCGGACATCTATAAGAGCGATCGCAAGGATCAGCGGCTTGAATCACTCACGGTTGTGGCCCCATCAGGCAGCGACGAAAAGCTCCTGCGCGCTGCGCTGGAAGAAGGACGCATCATCGGGGAATCCCAGAACTTCACTCGCGAACTGGTGAACGAACCTAGTAACCGTCTCACACCGATGATGCTTGCGGATCGTGCGCGGAGGATGGCAGCCGAAACTGGTTTGCAGTGCGAGGTGCTCGGTCCCGATGAGATCAGGGCTCTGAAAATGGGCGCTTTCTGGGGCGTTGCCCAAGGTTCCGACGAGCCGCCGGCGCTCATCGTGCTGAAATATGCGCCCTCAAGCGCCCCAGCTGAGCCCGTTTTGGGACTGGTGGGCAAGGCAATCACCTTCGACACCGGCGGAATCTCGATCAAACCGGCGGACGGCATGGAAAAGATGAAATATGACATGGCGGGCGGTGCCACGATGCTCGGGGCCATGCGAGCCATCGCTCAGCTGAAGCCAAAGGTGAAGGTGAATGCAGTGATCTGCGCCTCGGAGAACATGCCGTCAGGTAAAGCTCAGAAACCAGGCGATGTGCAGATTGCAATGTCAGGCAAGTCGATTGAGATCATTAACACGGACGCTGAGGGACGGTTGGTCCTTGCCGACGGTCTGACGTATGCTCGTACCAAATTGGGATGCACGCATCTTGTGGATGCGGCCACGCTCACTGGCGCCTGCGTGGTCGCGCTGGCGATGGTGAATGCCGGCATCTTTGCGAATGATGACGTTATGTATGAGCGCTTTGAGAAGGCACGTCATCAAGCCGGGGAAAAAATGTGGCGTCTGCCCCTCGACGATGAGTATCGCGACATGATCAAGTCCAGCATCGCCGATATCGTGAACAGCGGAGGCCGCTACGGCGGAGCTGTAACCGCCGCGATGTTCCTGAAGGAGTTTGTCGAAGACAAACCCTGGATTCATCTCGACATCGCAGGCACTGCCTGGGTGGATGAGGCAAAACCCTTCATTGCCAAGGGGCCATCAGGAATCGCCGTAAGAAGTTTGATTGAGTTCGTGCGCGGCTTCGCTGCGTAA
- a CDS encoding transcriptional regulator — translation MQEHFANHQTIDVKLQPDRAISKIAAAIGEPARVRMLYCLLDGRARSSTELAVVAGVSPSTASVHLHRLKTERLVKVFTQGKHRYYNLEGPNVASALEVLNVVAAGSHDKFVPNTSSRLLTARTCYDHIAGRLGVVLHSRFKAFGWLSTRKDENAYDVTLAGTKAFEALGIDLIAIRTLRRRFAYACLDWSERQPHIGGALGAALLKSALKRKWVVQDLDSRALHITRLGHREMLSRFGLHIEEIQGGSRRADS, via the coding sequence ATGCAGGAACACTTCGCTAATCATCAAACTATAGATGTAAAGCTCCAGCCGGATCGGGCAATCTCGAAAATCGCGGCAGCGATTGGCGAACCGGCAAGAGTGCGGATGCTTTATTGCCTGCTCGATGGCCGTGCCCGGAGCAGCACTGAGCTTGCCGTCGTGGCCGGAGTGAGTCCATCCACTGCGAGCGTGCACCTGCATCGTCTCAAAACGGAAAGACTGGTCAAAGTCTTTACGCAGGGCAAGCACCGTTACTACAACTTGGAAGGGCCCAACGTCGCCAGCGCTTTGGAAGTGCTGAATGTGGTTGCCGCCGGATCCCACGACAAATTTGTTCCGAATACCTCAAGCCGGCTACTGACTGCACGAACCTGCTACGACCATATTGCGGGTAGGTTGGGTGTGGTGCTTCACAGCCGCTTCAAGGCTTTTGGATGGTTGTCGACCCGGAAAGACGAAAATGCTTACGATGTCACACTCGCAGGAACGAAGGCCTTCGAGGCGCTCGGCATTGATCTGATCGCGATTCGGACGCTGCGCCGTCGATTTGCTTATGCCTGTCTGGACTGGAGCGAGCGGCAACCCCACATCGGCGGGGCACTCGGCGCAGCTCTCCTGAAAAGTGCACTCAAACGAAAATGGGTTGTTCAGGACCTGGATAGCAGAGCCCTGCACATTACGCGGCTCGGACATCGCGAAATGCTGTCTCGCTTCGGCCTTCACATTGAGGAAATTCAAGGCGGCTCCCGCCGAGCCGATAGCTAG
- a CDS encoding SsrA-binding protein, with product MARSAVQTKPEKSKNVKRDPVASGERNAAVNRAASHKYFLLEKFEAGLLLRGTEVKSIRSGQVQLKDAYGLVKDGEAWLLNAHIGPYEHGNIFNHEPLRTRKLLLHREEIRKLIGKTQQKGLTLIPTRVYFRNGKAKIELALARGKQEWDKRETERRRTADKEAREAIARSRRA from the coding sequence ATGGCTCGCTCCGCTGTGCAGACCAAACCCGAAAAGTCAAAGAACGTAAAGCGGGACCCGGTAGCATCGGGCGAGCGCAATGCCGCGGTCAATCGGGCCGCCTCACACAAATACTTTCTGCTGGAGAAATTCGAAGCCGGACTCCTTCTGCGTGGGACAGAGGTTAAATCGATTCGCTCGGGCCAGGTTCAGCTCAAAGACGCTTACGGATTGGTGAAGGACGGAGAAGCGTGGCTCCTGAATGCGCATATTGGACCATATGAGCACGGGAACATCTTTAATCACGAGCCGCTCCGCACCCGCAAGCTGCTGCTTCATCGCGAGGAAATTCGCAAACTTATCGGCAAGACGCAGCAAAAGGGGCTCACTCTCATCCCAACCCGCGTTTACTTTCGCAACGGCAAAGCCAAGATCGAACTGGCCCTCGCCCGCGGGAAACAGGAATGGGACAAACGCGAAACTGAGCGGCGCCGGACAGCCGATAAAGAAGCACGCGAAGCGATCGCGCGCAGCCGTCGCGCTTGA
- a CDS encoding NIPSNAP family protein, protein MTITCFIRYQIDPFQRDTFKKYAENWGRIIPRCGGHLLGYFLPDEGTNDVAWGLIAFDSLGSYERYRARLKKDPESRENFAMAQTKRLILREERTFLEVVDGTFGLPARQ, encoded by the coding sequence ATGACAATCACTTGTTTCATCCGATATCAGATCGATCCGTTCCAGCGAGACACATTCAAGAAATATGCCGAGAATTGGGGACGCATCATTCCGCGTTGCGGCGGGCATCTGCTTGGGTATTTCCTTCCCGATGAGGGAACGAACGATGTTGCGTGGGGATTGATTGCCTTCGACAGTCTGGGATCGTATGAACGATACCGGGCCAGGCTAAAAAAAGATCCGGAGAGCCGCGAGAATTTTGCGATGGCACAAACGAAACGCCTCATCCTACGCGAGGAGCGGACATTTCTTGAGGTGGTTGATGGCACCTTTGGCTTGCCCGCCAGACAATGA
- a CDS encoding general secretion pathway protein GspG: MVRRAKSALTRKLCGFTLIELMVVISIILILVAIAVPMYEQSVIRAKEAVLRQDLKTMRDQIDNFTMDKEKAPQALQDLVDAGYLRKIPKDPFTGSSDTWQVENSDTLISLDQTEPGISDVHSGSNLVGSDGTAYSSW, from the coding sequence ATGGTAAGGCGGGCTAAGTCGGCACTTACACGCAAGCTATGCGGCTTCACTTTGATCGAGCTGATGGTCGTTATCTCGATCATCCTGATTCTAGTTGCCATCGCTGTTCCCATGTACGAGCAGTCGGTCATCCGCGCGAAGGAAGCTGTTTTGAGGCAGGATCTTAAGACGATGCGCGATCAGATCGACAACTTCACGATGGATAAAGAAAAGGCCCCGCAAGCACTGCAGGACCTGGTGGATGCCGGATATCTGCGAAAGATTCCCAAAGATCCTTTTACTGGCTCAAGCGATACGTGGCAGGTTGAAAACTCAGACACACTGATCAGCCTCGATCAGACCGAACCGGGCATCTCTGACGTCCACAGCGGATCGAACCTCGTAGGGAGCGACGGAACGGCTTATAGCAGCTGGTGA